Genomic segment of Kibdelosporangium phytohabitans:
CCGGGGCACGCAGGGTGCCACGAAGGTCGCCGAGGTGGTCGTGCAGAACGACACCGTCACGCAGGTCCGGCCGACGCCCGGCGCGGACGCGTTGCCCGCCAACGGTTACGCACTCGTCGGACGCGAAGCGGGCGCGGACACGCTGGCCGCGTTGAAGCCCGGTGACAAGGTCAAGGTCCAGTACTCCTCACGGACCAGCGACGGCAGCAACCCGAAGGCGTTGATCGGCGGCAACCAGCCGCTGATCCGCAACGGCCAGATCGTCGCACCCGACGACCCGCTGCACCCGCGCACCGCGGTCGGTTTCTCCGCTGACGGCAAGAAGATGTTCCTGCTGACCGTCGACGGCAGGCAGGCGCCGTACCTGCTCGGCCTCAACCTCAAGGACCTCGCCGCGATCCTGAAGGAAATGGGCGCGTACAACGCGCTCAACCTCGACGGCGGCGGCTCGTCGACGATGCTCGCGCGTGAACCCGGCACCACCGAACTCGATGTCGAGAACAAGCCGTCGGACGGCGCCGAACGACCCGTCCCGAACGGACTCGCGCTGTACGCGCCCGCGGGCACCGGGAAGCTGAACGGTTTCTGGGTGACCACGGCCAGCGACCGGGAAAGGGCGCCAGGTACTGACCCGATTCCCGGCGGCCGGCCCGACCGCGTGTTCCCCGGTCTGACCCGCAAGCTGATCGCGCACGGCCACGACGAGACCTACGGCCCCGCGCAGGGTTCGCACACGTGGCAGGCGAGCGGAGGTGGCTGGATCGGCAGCGACGGTATCTTCCGCGCCACGACGAAGGGCACCGCGAAGGTCTCCGCCCGCAACGGGCGGATCTCCGGTGAGACGACGTTGACCGTGCTCGGGCCGCTCACGCGGCTCACGGCGACCACCGCGCGGCTCAGCCTGTCCGGCCAGGGCGCGACGGGCCAGGCGGGAATCGTCGGCTACGACAACGACGGCTTCACCGCGCCGATCGAGCCGTCCGACCTGAGGCTGGACTACGACAAGTCGCTGCTGGAGATCACGCCGACCGCCGACGGCGCGTTGCAGTTCAAGGGACTCAAGCCACTCGGCTCCGCGGTGGTCACGGTCACCGCCGGCCAGCAGGTCACCAGGATCCCGGTCACCGTCGGCCTGGAGGAGCGCACGTTCGCCACCTTCGACGACGGCGCCACATGGACCTTCGGCTCGGCACGCGGCACGGGCTCGGTCGCTCCCGTTCCCAACGGGCACACGGGTGCCGGGTTGAAGCTGGCGTACGACTTCACGTTGTCGACCGGAACCCGCACGGCGTACGCGAACCCGCCGCAGCCGATCAAGATCCCCGGCCAGCCGCTCGCGTTGGGCGCGTGGGTGTACGGCAACGGCAAGGGAGAGTGGACGGCGTTCACGGTGGTCGACGGCCAAGGCCAGTCCAGGTCGCTCTACGGCCCGTACATCACGTGGACCGGCTGGAAGTACATGGAGATCGCGGTCCCGTCCGAGATGGCGTTCCCGTTGACAGTCAACCGGTTCTACACGATCGAGACCAAGGCCGACCGGCAGTACACCGGCGAGGTGCTGATCGACGACTTCGTCGCCAAGGTGCCGCCAGAGGTGCAGATCCCCGCCGAGACCACGGTGCGGGACCGGCTCGTGGTGCAGGACGGGACGGTCGGCGACCGGCCGTGGCGGTTCGCGGTGATGTCGGATTCGCAGTTCGTCGCCCGCAACCCCGACAGCGACCTGGTCAAGGCGGCGCGCCGGACACTGCGGGAGATCAAGGCGCGGAAACCGGACTTCCTCGTCATCAACGGCGACTTCGTCGACGAGGCCGCACCGGCTGATCTGCAACTGGCGCACCGGATCCTCGACGAGGAACTCGGCAACGAACTCAAGTGGTACTACGTGCCGGGCAACCACGAGATCATGGGACCGGGCACGATCGAGAACTTCCGCCGCGAATTCGGCACGACGAACCGGACCTTCGACCACAAGGGCACCCGGTTCGTGCTGCTCGACTCGTCGACCGGGACGATCCGCGGCGGCGGGTTCGACCAGACCGCGATGCTCCGCAAGGCACTGGACTCGGCCAAGGTGGACAAGCCGGTGCGGTCCGTCGTGGTGATGCAGCACCACCCGCCGCGTGACCCGACCCCGGCCAAGGGCAGCCAGCTGTCCGACCGGCTGGAGGCCTCGATGCTGGAGCAGTGGCTCGGTGCGTTCCGGCACGAGACCGGCAAGGGTGCCGCGTTCGTCGGCGGGCACGTCGGCGTGTTCCACGCGTCCCGTGTAGACGGTGTGCCGTATCTGATCAACGGCAACTCCGGCAAGGCCCCGAGCGACGGCACGACATCCGGCGGCTTCACCGGCTGGAGCCTGCTCGGCGTGGACAACAGGCGCGGCGGTGACTGGCTGGCCGCCGAGATCCGTCCGCACGTCGACTCGTTGACGATCACCGCGCCCAGCACGCTGAACTGGGGTGAGTCCGGGAAGGTGTCGGCCACGCTGACGCAGGGTTCCCGCACGGTCCCGGTTTCCTACCCGGTGAGCTACGACTGGTCCGGTTCGCTCAACCTGCTGATCGGTGACTGGAG
This window contains:
- a CDS encoding phosphodiester glycosidase family protein; the protein is MSLRQRAAVLPLFLLVGLASPAVAAPVADLPDSFSTLSAVDPAKRIETSRTTRPVAPGVTLSSFDWYEPGDAGGWVRGDSLTVDLGAGTTVDYVDPGLVTKAEPLSTQADAKRAVAAVNGDFFDINNSNAPEGAAIKSGSLVKSPNSGHNRAVGIDAAGIGRVMDVFFDGTLTTPAGTTKLTHLNSARIDANGIGVFNPVWGTYSRDRGTQGATKVAEVVVQNDTVTQVRPTPGADALPANGYALVGREAGADTLAALKPGDKVKVQYSSRTSDGSNPKALIGGNQPLIRNGQIVAPDDPLHPRTAVGFSADGKKMFLLTVDGRQAPYLLGLNLKDLAAILKEMGAYNALNLDGGGSSTMLAREPGTTELDVENKPSDGAERPVPNGLALYAPAGTGKLNGFWVTTASDRERAPGTDPIPGGRPDRVFPGLTRKLIAHGHDETYGPAQGSHTWQASGGGWIGSDGIFRATTKGTAKVSARNGRISGETTLTVLGPLTRLTATTARLSLSGQGATGQAGIVGYDNDGFTAPIEPSDLRLDYDKSLLEITPTADGALQFKGLKPLGSAVVTVTAGQQVTRIPVTVGLEERTFATFDDGATWTFGSARGTGSVAPVPNGHTGAGLKLAYDFTLSTGTRTAYANPPQPIKIPGQPLALGAWVYGNGKGEWTAFTVVDGQGQSRSLYGPYITWTGWKYMEIAVPSEMAFPLTVNRFYTIETKADRQYTGEVLIDDFVAKVPPEVQIPAETTVRDRLVVQDGTVGDRPWRFAVMSDSQFVARNPDSDLVKAARRTLREIKARKPDFLVINGDFVDEAAPADLQLAHRILDEELGNELKWYYVPGNHEIMGPGTIENFRREFGTTNRTFDHKGTRFVLLDSSTGTIRGGGFDQTAMLRKALDSAKVDKPVRSVVVMQHHPPRDPTPAKGSQLSDRLEASMLEQWLGAFRHETGKGAAFVGGHVGVFHASRVDGVPYLINGNSGKAPSDGTTSGGFTGWSLLGVDNRRGGDWLAAEIRPHVDSLTITAPSTLNWGESGKVSATLTQGSRTVPVSYPVSYDWSGSLNLLIGDWSGWRPWHTARLDPKTGELTALWPGTYTVALTVNGVTQRSTVQVALRAAS